One genomic region from Conexibacter woesei DSM 14684 encodes:
- a CDS encoding sulfatase: MADDGRISRRALLRGGGASAGLAALTGAGVLGAAATAQAQDGDRARERPNVVLIVADRLRADYVGAYDDVFDDRHAKTPNIDELADQALRFKYAVPDGMPAIPMRRGMLTGMRSYPFRDWRATAGMPAIPGFNKIYDFQPMVTELAAAAGITTVYVTDNPTFTGPRFGRIVRTGPLATSAGFESTERDYLLPLGGTVQRRRQEPTSRVLREGIEQLDQLRGRQPFFLTLDAFDPNDAFRLPRQFVEGSGPLHDDVTLPKDRVYQQTFRADGDVKGEVRDRYAAEVESVDGWVGRFLDKLDDAGLADNTVVVFVGDSGIALGEQGVYGHPAGVWHRRAYHVPFLIRDPDGRWAGDTSKWFASTHDIPSTLLSYWGITSPGRMQGEDLTTLFDDFDLPARPYYTTAIDTHIVTGSRTWLLIGRSDQDRWRLYEAEDEDEPDEIRTETVKSPTVLEEMRRYALAAAGGTLPDFGDTAAIRPAQPDSLDKKVADDGTLDEDEAEANELR; this comes from the coding sequence ATGGCGGACGACGGACGGATCTCACGCCGCGCCCTGCTGCGCGGCGGCGGCGCGTCGGCCGGCCTCGCCGCGCTGACCGGCGCCGGCGTGCTCGGCGCCGCCGCGACCGCGCAGGCGCAGGACGGCGACAGAGCGAGAGAGCGCCCCAACGTCGTGCTGATCGTCGCTGACCGCCTGCGGGCCGACTACGTCGGCGCCTACGACGACGTCTTCGACGACCGCCACGCCAAGACGCCCAACATCGACGAGCTGGCCGACCAGGCGCTGCGCTTCAAGTACGCCGTCCCGGACGGCATGCCGGCGATCCCGATGCGCCGCGGGATGCTGACCGGGATGCGCAGCTACCCGTTCCGCGACTGGAGAGCGACGGCGGGGATGCCAGCGATCCCCGGCTTCAACAAGATCTACGACTTCCAGCCGATGGTCACCGAGCTGGCCGCCGCCGCCGGGATCACGACCGTCTACGTGACCGACAACCCGACGTTCACCGGCCCGCGCTTCGGCCGGATCGTGCGGACCGGCCCGCTCGCGACCTCGGCCGGCTTCGAGTCGACCGAGCGCGACTACCTGCTGCCGCTCGGCGGCACGGTCCAGCGCAGACGCCAGGAGCCGACGAGCCGCGTCCTGCGCGAGGGGATCGAGCAGCTCGACCAGCTGAGAGGCAGACAGCCGTTCTTCCTGACGCTCGACGCGTTCGACCCCAACGACGCGTTCCGGCTGCCGCGCCAGTTCGTCGAGGGCAGCGGCCCGCTGCACGACGACGTCACGCTGCCGAAGGACCGCGTCTACCAGCAGACGTTCAGAGCCGACGGCGACGTCAAGGGCGAGGTGCGCGACCGCTACGCCGCCGAGGTCGAGTCGGTCGACGGCTGGGTCGGCAGATTCCTCGACAAGCTCGACGACGCCGGCCTCGCCGACAACACCGTCGTCGTCTTCGTCGGCGACTCCGGCATCGCGCTCGGCGAGCAGGGCGTCTACGGCCACCCCGCCGGCGTCTGGCACCGGCGCGCCTACCACGTGCCGTTCCTGATCCGCGACCCCGACGGCCGCTGGGCCGGCGACACCAGCAAGTGGTTCGCCTCCACGCACGACATCCCGTCGACGCTGCTCTCCTACTGGGGCATCACGAGCCCGGGCAGAATGCAGGGCGAGGACCTGACGACGCTGTTCGACGACTTCGACCTGCCGGCGCGGCCGTACTACACGACCGCGATCGACACGCACATCGTCACGGGCAGCCGCACGTGGCTGCTGATCGGCCGCTCCGACCAGGACCGCTGGCGCCTGTACGAGGCCGAGGACGAGGACGAGCCGGACGAGATCCGCACCGAGACCGTCAAGTCGCCGACCGTGCTCGAGGAGATGAGACGGTATGCGCTGGCCGCCGCCGGCGGCACGCTGCCCGACTTCGGCGACACGGCCGCGATACGGCCGGCACAGCCCGACTCGCTCGACAAGAAGGTCGCCGACGACGGCACGCTCGACGAGGACGAGGCGGAGGCGAACGAGCTTCGATGA
- a CDS encoding rubredoxin, with the protein MSAFRCPGCGYVYDEAAGHPREGFPPGTPWSEVPDDWACPDCGVRDKVDFEADD; encoded by the coding sequence GTGAGCGCCTTCCGCTGCCCCGGCTGCGGCTACGTCTACGACGAGGCCGCGGGTCACCCGCGTGAGGGCTTCCCGCCCGGCACGCCCTGGAGCGAGGTGCCCGACGACTGGGCCTGCCCGGACTGCGGCGTGCGCGACAAGGTCGACTTCGAAGCGGACGACTGA
- a CDS encoding ABC transporter ATP-binding protein, with amino-acid sequence MSAATAAAHPIEARGLVKRYDHVTAVDHVDITVEAGTVYGYLGPNGAGKTTSLRMLLGLIRPDEGRARLFGRDPLEEGAAALDGVAGFVEAPRFYPYLSGRRNLELMAALDGGDAADRIDDALETVGLAERDGDKVSGYSHGMKQRLGIGAALLRDPRLLLLDEPTTGLDPAGMRDMRELVRRLAADGITVLLSSHIMGEVEELCDRVAIVRSGRVIYEGAMDALLHRASAHGQRYRLRTTDDVRAWDVGSYLAGVSELVSGDDGLTFAAEHEQVVAELSLALAARGVGIVALVPATASLEELFFRMTEGAEANEEGTA; translated from the coding sequence ATGTCCGCCGCGACCGCTGCCGCGCATCCGATCGAGGCGCGCGGCCTCGTCAAGCGCTACGACCATGTGACCGCGGTCGACCACGTCGACATCACCGTCGAGGCCGGCACCGTCTACGGCTACCTCGGCCCCAACGGCGCCGGCAAGACGACGTCGCTGCGGATGCTGCTGGGCCTGATCCGGCCGGACGAGGGACGGGCGCGGCTGTTCGGCCGCGACCCGCTGGAGGAGGGCGCGGCGGCGCTCGACGGCGTCGCCGGCTTCGTCGAGGCGCCGCGCTTCTACCCCTACCTGTCGGGCCGTCGCAACCTCGAGCTGATGGCCGCGCTCGACGGCGGCGACGCCGCCGACCGGATCGACGACGCGCTGGAGACGGTCGGCCTCGCCGAGCGTGACGGCGACAAGGTCAGCGGCTACTCGCACGGGATGAAGCAGCGGCTCGGGATCGGCGCGGCGCTGCTGCGCGACCCGCGGCTGCTGCTGCTCGACGAGCCGACGACCGGCCTCGACCCGGCCGGCATGCGCGACATGCGCGAGCTGGTCAGACGGCTCGCCGCGGACGGCATCACGGTGCTGCTCTCCTCGCACATCATGGGCGAGGTCGAGGAGCTGTGCGACCGCGTCGCGATCGTGCGCTCCGGCCGCGTCATCTACGAGGGCGCGATGGACGCGCTGCTGCACAGAGCGTCGGCGCACGGGCAGCGCTACCGCCTGCGCACGACCGACGACGTCCGCGCATGGGACGTCGGCTCCTACCTCGCCGGCGTCTCGGAGCTGGTCAGCGGCGACGACGGGCTGACGTTCGCCGCCGAGCACGAGCAGGTCGTGGCCGAGCTGTCGCTCGCGCTCGCGGCGAGAGGCGTCGGGATCGTCGCGCTCGTGCCGGCGACGGCGTCGCTGGAGGAGCTGTTCTTCCGCATGACCGAGGGCGCGGAAGCGAACGAGGAGGGGACCGCATGA
- a CDS encoding type II toxin-antitoxin system VapC family toxin: MTFFVDANVIVYSVTDCVQQEACARLLEAIAKGADGRTSASALEEVWHLERNGRLGGQTGVAEGAHRMLTPLVPVTDEAFALALTVEAPRLGASDRIHVGTCLAHGIGTIVTADKGFDHVRGLRRVDPGNARAIRRLVGSG; this comes from the coding sequence ATGACGTTCTTCGTCGACGCGAACGTGATCGTCTACAGCGTGACCGACTGTGTGCAGCAGGAGGCGTGCGCGCGATTGCTCGAAGCGATCGCGAAGGGCGCGGATGGCCGGACGTCCGCTTCGGCGCTCGAAGAGGTCTGGCACCTCGAGCGCAACGGGCGCCTCGGCGGGCAAACCGGCGTCGCCGAAGGCGCGCATCGCATGCTCACCCCATTGGTGCCCGTGACCGACGAGGCGTTCGCGCTGGCGCTCACGGTGGAGGCGCCGCGGCTCGGTGCGAGCGACCGCATCCACGTCGGCACCTGCCTCGCCCACGGGATTGGGACGATCGTGACGGCGGACAAGGGCTTCGACCACGTGAGAGGGCTGCGACGCGTCGATCCCGGCAACGCGCGGGCGATCAGAAGACTCGTCGGGAGCGGCTGA
- a CDS encoding ABC transporter permease yields MSAHDLSTGGGARTAIATAAGAGAPPPAESAAAGRSASRSATASRRRPRMRTIYAWELRKLRAQKRTYLGLGSAVIVPLIFIVALAAEGGGPEDVPFGRYVTETGLAIPPVLLLFSSIWLFPLIVSLVAGDIVANEDGNGTLKTILTRSADRQQIFVAKTLAAFSYAVVALLLFAGVGLLVGGLRYGFDPLTSLSGTRIETGRGMLLLGGALLAYLVPVLAIASIALLLSTVTRNSAAAVVGALMLSLVMQIVGIISGLDAIRPYLISSQFDAWQGLLREPIDWSPIVRSIWVCALYAVPSLGAALIVFMRRDVTGG; encoded by the coding sequence ATGAGCGCACATGACCTGAGCACGGGCGGCGGTGCCCGCACCGCGATCGCGACCGCGGCCGGTGCCGGCGCGCCGCCGCCGGCCGAGTCGGCCGCGGCCGGCCGCAGCGCGTCGCGCAGCGCGACCGCCAGCCGCAGACGACCGCGCATGCGCACGATCTACGCGTGGGAGCTGCGCAAGCTGCGGGCGCAGAAGCGCACGTACCTGGGGCTCGGCTCGGCCGTGATCGTGCCGCTGATCTTCATCGTCGCGCTGGCGGCGGAAGGCGGTGGCCCCGAGGACGTGCCGTTCGGCCGCTACGTGACGGAGACCGGTCTCGCGATCCCGCCGGTGCTGCTGCTGTTCAGCTCGATCTGGCTGTTCCCGCTGATCGTCTCGCTCGTCGCCGGCGACATCGTCGCCAACGAGGACGGCAACGGCACGCTGAAGACGATCCTCACGCGCTCGGCCGACCGTCAGCAGATCTTCGTCGCGAAGACGCTGGCGGCGTTCTCCTACGCGGTCGTCGCGCTGCTGCTGTTCGCCGGCGTCGGCCTGCTCGTCGGCGGCCTGCGCTACGGCTTCGACCCGCTGACGTCGCTGTCGGGCACGCGGATCGAGACCGGCCGGGGCATGCTGCTGCTCGGCGGCGCGCTGCTCGCCTACCTCGTCCCGGTGCTCGCGATCGCGTCGATCGCGCTGCTGCTGTCGACCGTCACGCGCAACTCGGCGGCCGCGGTCGTCGGCGCGCTGATGCTGTCGCTCGTGATGCAGATCGTCGGCATCATCTCCGGCCTCGACGCGATCCGCCCCTACCTGATCTCGAGCCAGTTCGACGCCTGGCAGGGCCTCCTGCGCGAGCCGATCGACTGGTCCCCGATCGTCCGCTCGATCTGGGTCTGCGCCCTCTACGCGGTCCCGTCGCTCGGTGCGGCGCTGATCGTGTTCATGCGGCGAGACGTCACGGGCGGCTGA
- the cysC gene encoding adenylyl-sulfate kinase: MASANVTWHESAVDRAERWQALGQRGATIWFTGLPASGKSTIAAAVEARLVREGRSAYRLDGDNLRHGVCGDLGFSHDDRDENVRRCGEVARLFADAGTVAIVSVVSPFEAGRRAARALHERDGLRFVEVFVNTPVEECMRRDPKGLYARAAAGELKGMTGVDAPYEKPVAPDVELTGSSEVADAVELVLRALDPTRAARGTRREPQTSHASAP, translated from the coding sequence ATGGCGAGCGCCAACGTCACCTGGCACGAGAGTGCCGTCGACCGCGCGGAGCGTTGGCAGGCGCTCGGGCAGCGTGGCGCGACGATCTGGTTCACGGGGCTGCCGGCGTCGGGCAAGTCGACGATCGCGGCGGCGGTCGAGGCGCGGCTCGTGCGCGAGGGACGCTCGGCCTACCGGCTCGACGGCGACAACCTGCGCCACGGCGTCTGCGGCGATCTCGGCTTCAGCCACGACGACCGCGACGAGAACGTCCGTCGCTGCGGCGAGGTCGCGCGGCTGTTCGCCGACGCCGGCACGGTCGCGATCGTCTCCGTCGTCTCGCCGTTCGAGGCCGGGCGGCGCGCGGCGCGCGCACTGCACGAGCGCGACGGCCTGCGCTTCGTCGAGGTGTTCGTCAACACGCCCGTCGAGGAATGCATGAGGCGCGACCCGAAGGGCCTCTACGCGCGTGCCGCGGCGGGCGAGCTGAAGGGGATGACCGGCGTTGACGCGCCGTACGAGAAGCCGGTCGCGCCGGATGTCGAGCTGACCGGCTCCTCGGAGGTCGCCGACGCGGTCGAGCTGGTGCTCAGGGCGCTGGACCCGACCCGCGCAGCGCGAGGTACGCGGCGCGAGCCGCAAACGTCGCACGCATCTGCGCCGTGA
- a CDS encoding DHA2 family efflux MFS transporter permease subunit: MSAKVRQNPPAERLYAIKWRVFAVMMIAWFMSMLDMSIMNTALPELQHDFETDLPNASWVVNVYSIVFAVLLIATGRLADQFGRKKMFIGGLVVFTVGSALCAVAWDIGWLIGFRALQAIGAGMLAPLGFAMTALVFPPRERGKGLAMIAVVALVANGLGPVIGGGLIEIASWHWIFVINLPLGVIGVVLAWRWWPETYDLSASRHIDWQGMVLLGASVSLFTYGLIEANVRGWDDAAILFFIQISIVLGIGFVVWQKRARNPMIPPALLANKQFLSANLAMVILGAGAVGGIFLLAQVFVNLWGFSQLEAGLSLLPIGVCGGLVWPLVARAADNAPAYRLAVPALGSLALGLLWFSFMPSTYEGVGDYLFVLPGLILIGMGIGVGFPTLNVGAMNAAMGPNLGVASGVVNTSRQLGSALGIALLITVFTTTAGWHYDGKKDHIEDTSYVWAVPNGISHGVIHHDIAEFAGAVERKETAPVGFDRWLRREAAGIARDGFGWAFRLSALLLLFMIPVVRKLTLTPAEARANAMAAAQRAAAAAPPSPPPAPVPVGGQPAEAAAGAVAVPNGGGVEGRIAELEDALRGLRAEVADGRRGGRSGGEERPQ, from the coding sequence ATGAGCGCGAAGGTGCGTCAGAACCCGCCGGCCGAACGGCTCTACGCGATCAAGTGGAGAGTCTTCGCGGTCATGATGATCGCGTGGTTCATGTCGATGCTCGACATGTCGATCATGAACACCGCGCTGCCGGAGCTGCAGCACGATTTCGAGACGGACCTGCCGAACGCGTCGTGGGTCGTCAACGTCTACAGCATCGTCTTCGCGGTGCTGCTGATCGCGACCGGCCGCCTCGCGGACCAGTTCGGCCGCAAGAAGATGTTCATCGGCGGCCTCGTCGTCTTCACCGTCGGCTCGGCGCTCTGCGCCGTCGCCTGGGACATCGGCTGGCTCATAGGCTTCCGCGCGCTGCAGGCGATCGGCGCCGGCATGCTCGCGCCGCTCGGCTTCGCGATGACGGCGCTCGTCTTCCCGCCGAGAGAGCGCGGCAAGGGCCTCGCGATGATCGCCGTCGTCGCCCTCGTCGCCAACGGCCTCGGCCCGGTGATCGGCGGCGGCCTGATCGAGATCGCCAGCTGGCACTGGATCTTCGTCATCAACCTGCCGCTCGGCGTGATCGGCGTCGTGCTCGCGTGGCGCTGGTGGCCGGAGACGTACGACCTCAGCGCCAGCCGCCACATCGACTGGCAGGGCATGGTGCTGCTCGGCGCCTCGGTCTCGCTCTTCACGTACGGCCTGATCGAGGCGAACGTGCGCGGCTGGGACGACGCCGCGATCCTCTTCTTCATCCAGATCTCGATCGTGCTCGGGATCGGCTTCGTGGTCTGGCAGAAGCGCGCGAGAAACCCGATGATCCCGCCCGCGCTGCTGGCCAACAAGCAGTTCCTTTCGGCCAACCTCGCGATGGTGATCCTCGGCGCCGGCGCGGTCGGCGGCATCTTCCTGCTCGCGCAGGTGTTCGTGAACCTGTGGGGCTTCTCGCAGCTGGAGGCCGGCCTGAGCCTGCTGCCGATCGGCGTCTGCGGCGGCCTCGTCTGGCCGCTTGTCGCGCGCGCCGCCGACAACGCGCCCGCGTACCGGCTCGCGGTCCCGGCGCTCGGGTCGCTGGCGCTCGGCCTGCTGTGGTTCTCCTTCATGCCGTCGACCTACGAGGGCGTCGGCGACTACCTGTTCGTGCTGCCGGGCCTGATCCTGATCGGCATGGGCATCGGCGTCGGCTTCCCGACGCTCAACGTCGGCGCGATGAACGCCGCGATGGGACCGAACCTCGGCGTCGCCTCCGGCGTCGTCAACACGTCGCGCCAGCTCGGGTCGGCGCTCGGCATCGCGCTGCTGATCACGGTCTTCACGACGACGGCCGGGTGGCACTACGACGGCAAGAAGGACCACATCGAGGACACGTCCTACGTGTGGGCGGTGCCGAACGGCATCTCGCACGGCGTGATCCACCACGACATCGCCGAGTTCGCCGGCGCCGTCGAGCGCAAGGAGACGGCGCCGGTCGGCTTCGACCGCTGGCTGCGGCGGGAGGCGGCCGGGATAGCGCGTGACGGCTTCGGCTGGGCGTTCCGGCTCTCCGCGCTGCTGCTGCTGTTCATGATCCCGGTCGTGCGCAAGCTGACGCTGACGCCGGCCGAGGCGCGTGCGAACGCGATGGCGGCCGCGCAGCGGGCGGCGGCCGCCGCACCGCCGTCACCGCCGCCGGCGCCCGTCCCGGTCGGCGGGCAGCCGGCCGAAGCCGCGGCCGGCGCCGTCGCGGTCCCCAACGGCGGCGGCGTCGAGGGCCGCATCGCCGAGCTGGAAGACGCCCTGCGCGGCCTGCGCGCGGAGGTCGCCGACGGCCGCCGCGGCGGCCGCTCCGGCGGCGAGGAGCGGCCGCAGTGA
- a CDS encoding PHP domain-containing protein: MTKPTFDLQSHSLHSDGVLPAADVVERAAAAGVELLALSDHDTVDGVDEALAAGARHGVAILPATEISSVDGRYEDLHVLGYGIDHHNPLLAERLLAARADRELRAERMAAKLNELGFEVDDAPLAARRAAGKPIGRPHLAQAVLIHPANAARLAEEGHDDVSSFIPAYLIPGTPGYLARTHPTVFDAIGWIHDAGGLAIWAHPYWDLDSDDEVLGAIDRFKGAGLDGVECFYPTHDADQTRLLVERCGELGLLTTGSSDYHGPEHRLFSTFLAHELHGFTPDLSRLQDAARAATAAGA, translated from the coding sequence ATGACGAAGCCGACCTTCGACCTCCAGTCCCACTCGCTCCACTCCGACGGCGTCCTGCCCGCGGCAGACGTCGTCGAGCGCGCCGCCGCGGCGGGCGTGGAGCTGCTGGCACTCTCCGACCACGACACCGTCGACGGCGTCGACGAAGCGCTCGCCGCGGGGGCCCGCCACGGCGTCGCGATCCTGCCCGCGACCGAGATCTCCTCGGTCGACGGTCGCTACGAAGACCTGCACGTGCTGGGCTACGGGATCGACCATCACAATCCCCTGCTGGCCGAGCGGCTGCTCGCCGCGCGCGCCGACCGGGAGCTGCGCGCCGAGCGGATGGCAGCGAAGCTGAACGAGCTCGGGTTCGAGGTCGACGACGCCCCGCTGGCGGCGCGACGCGCAGCCGGGAAGCCGATCGGGCGTCCGCATCTCGCGCAGGCTGTGCTGATCCATCCCGCCAACGCAGCCCGTCTGGCGGAGGAAGGGCACGATGACGTGTCCTCGTTCATTCCTGCATACCTCATACCCGGGACGCCCGGATACCTTGCGCGCACCCATCCGACGGTCTTCGACGCGATCGGCTGGATCCATGACGCCGGCGGCCTCGCGATCTGGGCGCACCCGTACTGGGACCTCGACTCCGACGACGAGGTGCTCGGCGCGATCGACCGCTTCAAGGGCGCCGGCCTCGACGGCGTCGAGTGCTTCTACCCGACCCACGACGCCGACCAGACGCGCCTGCTCGTCGAGCGCTGCGGCGAGCTGGGGCTGCTGACGACGGGCTCCTCGGACTACCACGGTCCCGAGCACCGGCTCTTCTCGACCTTCCTCGCGCACGAGCTGCACGGCTTCACGCCGGACCTGAGCCGGCTGCAGGACGCCGCGCGCGCGGCGACAGCCGCCGGCGCCTGA
- a CDS encoding sensor histidine kinase translates to MSRLSLRVRVALAAALAIAIAVTLLGAATLTLVDRQLHRSLDDGLRDRAVEVSRLAATTPRLLTAAGVLEGRVGTSAAYVQVIDSEGRIVARSGALGGRVLPDGPALRRALHDRASGYGDLQLGDEPLRAYAAPLPRVGGGPAAGGAVAVAGATTGIADIVDPLRRLVLFAAVVAAVLAGLLAVALTRRALRPLTRLTEGAEKIARTGDPGRRLGAPRSDDEVGRLTATLNAMLDSLARARARERRFVDDASHELRTPLTALRGNAAFVARHGADADALADIETDAERLAQLLDDLLALAREDAAEQPLAATAETVDLVTLAHAVAEDHPAARVTVSGGQARVHGDRAALERAVRNLVENAERHGPAGGEITLAVAGGARTARIAVTDEGEGLTAAEAERAFQRFWRGERAGAGGSGLGLAIVRATAERHGGGVAVEGAAFTLELPLKELSKSGHTTPVSPDAKELA, encoded by the coding sequence ATGTCCCGCCTCTCGCTGCGCGTGCGCGTGGCGCTCGCCGCGGCGCTCGCGATCGCGATCGCCGTGACCCTGCTCGGGGCGGCCACGCTGACGCTCGTCGACCGGCAGCTGCACCGCTCGCTCGACGACGGCCTGCGCGATCGCGCCGTCGAGGTCTCCCGCCTCGCCGCCACGACGCCGAGACTGCTGACCGCCGCCGGCGTGCTGGAGGGCCGCGTCGGCACGAGCGCGGCGTACGTCCAGGTGATCGACTCCGAGGGGCGGATCGTCGCCCGCTCCGGCGCGCTCGGCGGGCGCGTGCTGCCCGATGGCCCCGCGCTGCGACGGGCGCTGCACGACCGCGCCTCCGGCTACGGCGACCTGCAGCTCGGCGACGAGCCGCTGCGCGCCTACGCCGCGCCGCTTCCGCGCGTCGGCGGCGGCCCCGCCGCGGGCGGCGCGGTCGCGGTCGCCGGCGCGACGACCGGGATCGCCGACATCGTCGACCCGCTGCGACGGCTCGTCCTCTTCGCCGCGGTCGTCGCCGCCGTCCTCGCCGGCCTGCTCGCCGTGGCGCTGACGCGCCGCGCGCTGCGCCCGCTCACGCGCCTGACCGAGGGCGCCGAGAAGATCGCGCGCACGGGCGACCCCGGCCGGCGGCTCGGCGCTCCGCGCAGCGACGACGAGGTCGGCCGCCTGACCGCGACGCTCAACGCGATGCTCGACTCGCTCGCCCGCGCCCGCGCCCGCGAGCGCCGCTTCGTCGACGACGCGTCGCACGAGCTGCGCACGCCGCTGACGGCGCTGCGCGGCAACGCCGCGTTCGTCGCCCGTCACGGCGCCGATGCCGACGCGCTCGCCGACATCGAGACCGACGCGGAGCGGCTCGCGCAGCTGCTCGACGACCTGCTCGCGCTGGCGCGAGAGGACGCGGCCGAGCAGCCGCTCGCCGCGACCGCCGAGACGGTCGACCTCGTCACGCTCGCGCACGCCGTCGCCGAGGACCATCCGGCCGCGCGCGTGACGGTCTCCGGCGGCCAGGCGCGCGTGCACGGCGACCGTGCCGCGCTCGAACGGGCCGTCCGCAACCTCGTCGAGAACGCCGAGCGCCACGGTCCTGCGGGCGGGGAGATCACGCTCGCCGTCGCCGGCGGCGCGCGGACCGCGCGGATCGCCGTGACCGACGAGGGCGAGGGCCTGACCGCCGCCGAGGCCGAGCGCGCCTTCCAGCGCTTCTGGCGCGGCGAGCGCGCCGGCGCGGGCGGCTCCGGCCTCGGGCTCGCGATCGTGCGCGCCACCGCCGAGCGCCACGGCGGCGGCGTCGCGGTCGAGGGCGCGGCGTTCACGCTCGAACTGCCTCTCAAGGAACTCTCAAAGTCCGGGCATACAACTCCCGTGTCACCCGACGCGAAGGAACTCGCATGA
- a CDS encoding alkane 1-monooxygenase, with the protein MESVAEELTPATWKDGKRYAWLLGLLVPTLPFIAYGLVEATGLGVFWFFGPVLVFAIFPALDVLVGLDARNPPDSVIKWLEQDRYYRWCTYAYIPVQYAGLVFACWLWSSGDLSVIDSIGLALTMAMVSGIAINTAHELGHKRASMERWLSKVALAQSGYGHFFIEHNRGHHVRVATPEDPASSRLGESFWEFLPRTVAGSLKSSWELEVVRLDRLGARHVSFKNDIINAWLMTVALFAVLTAVFGWVVLPYLLLQAVLGFSLLEVVNYLEHYGLLRQRREDGRYERTRPEHSWNSNNVASNVLLYHLQRHSDHHANPMRRYQALRHVDEAPQLPTGYAGMIVLAAFPPVWRRVMDRRLLEHYDGDIARANINPRTRTKVLTRYGAEARS; encoded by the coding sequence ATGGAATCTGTCGCTGAGGAGCTGACGCCGGCCACGTGGAAGGACGGCAAGCGCTACGCATGGCTGCTCGGCCTGCTCGTGCCGACGCTCCCCTTCATCGCGTACGGCCTGGTCGAAGCGACCGGTCTCGGCGTCTTCTGGTTCTTCGGCCCGGTGCTCGTCTTCGCGATCTTCCCCGCGCTCGACGTGCTCGTCGGCCTCGACGCGAGAAACCCGCCCGACAGCGTGATCAAGTGGCTGGAGCAAGATCGCTATTACAGGTGGTGCACCTACGCGTACATTCCGGTCCAGTACGCGGGGCTCGTGTTCGCCTGCTGGCTGTGGTCCAGCGGCGACCTGTCGGTGATCGACTCGATCGGGCTCGCGCTGACGATGGCGATGGTGAGCGGGATCGCGATCAACACCGCGCACGAGCTGGGTCACAAGCGCGCCAGCATGGAGCGCTGGCTCAGCAAGGTCGCGCTCGCGCAGAGCGGCTACGGCCACTTCTTCATCGAGCACAACCGCGGCCACCACGTGCGCGTCGCGACGCCGGAGGACCCCGCCAGCTCGCGGCTCGGCGAGTCGTTCTGGGAGTTCCTCCCGCGCACCGTCGCCGGCAGCCTCAAGTCGAGCTGGGAGCTGGAGGTCGTGCGGCTCGACCGGCTCGGCGCCCGCCACGTCTCGTTCAAGAACGACATCATCAACGCGTGGCTGATGACGGTCGCGCTGTTCGCCGTGCTGACGGCCGTCTTCGGCTGGGTCGTGCTGCCGTACCTGCTGCTGCAGGCGGTCCTCGGCTTCTCGCTGCTGGAGGTCGTCAACTACCTCGAGCACTACGGCCTGCTGCGGCAGAGACGCGAGGACGGCCGCTACGAGCGCACCCGGCCGGAGCACAGCTGGAACTCGAACAACGTCGCGTCCAACGTGCTGCTCTACCACCTCCAGCGCCACAGCGACCACCACGCCAATCCGATGCGCCGCTACCAGGCGCTGCGCCACGTCGACGAGGCGCCGCAGCTGCCGACGGGCTACGCCGGGATGATCGTGCTCGCCGCCTTCCCGCCCGTCTGGCGCCGTGTGATGGACCGCCGCCTGCTGGAGCACTACGACGGCGACATCGCGCGCGCGAACATCAACCCGCGCACGCGCACGAAGGTGCTGACGCGCTACGGCGCGGAGGCGCGCTCGTGA